The genomic region TGTCAGGGTGCGAAAACACAAGAATTCCCTCTACAATCACTACCTTAGTAGGTTTCAGTAGCACCGTTTCCTTAGCGCGATTGTACTCCACAAATGAGTAAGTAGGGCTCTGTACCGACCGCCCCGCTTTCAGAGCTAAAAGATGCTCTTTTAAGAGTTCAAAGTCAATAGAATTAGGATGGTCGAAATTGATCTTCGTACGTTCTTCAAAGGTCAAATGGCTCAGATCCTTGTAATAAGAGTCCTGCGAAATAACAGTAACTTCTTCCCCTGAGAGTTCTTTAACGATTTGATTTACAACGGTTGTCTTGCCGCAACCCGTACCACCTGTAATTCCTATAATAAGCATCTTTATTGATTTTGGGGCAAAGGTACGAAAAAAATCTAAGCGACCAACTTCTCAGGTGTAATTTTAACCTTTCGCCAACTCTTCCATTACCAGTCGCTTGCTCATCTTGTGAAAGCGCAGCAACAGCCAAACCGCCGCCACCGTAAGCCCCAAGAGCAGCCCAATCCAAATACCCATCGTACCCAATGAAGTGTATAAGCCCAAAACATACAATATTGGGAAGGATATCAACCAATATGCCACAAAAGTGATGTACATCGGCACCTTAGCGTCCTGCAAGCCCCGCAAAGCCCCAAGCGCTGTCACCTGAAACCCATCTGAAATCTGAAAAAGAGCCGCGATGAGCAATAACTGTGCCGATTCAGCAATCACCAAGCCATTTTGCACCGCTTTCGCAGGATTGTCCATCTCCAAGTAAAGGGTAGGCAACCAAAAACGGAAGGTAGCCAGCAGTATCGCAAAAAACAATTGTGTACACGCTACTAAAAAGAATACCGAGAAAGCCACCTTCCGCAGGTTTACGTAGTTCTTAGCGCCCAACTGGTTGCCCACACGTATCATCGCAGTAATACCCAGCCCGTTAGCCACCATAAAGGTCATACTCGCTAAGTTCAGTGCGATTTGGTTCGCCGAAAGCTGGTTCTCACCAAGCATCCCACTAATCCATATAGCGGCAGTGAATACCCCCGTCTCAAAAACCATCTGCAAAGCCGAAGGCGTCCCCAAGGCACTGATCTTCCTAAAAGTAGCCTTTTGAAATGAACACCAATTGAAGTTCACCACATATTCACGCGTACGAGGCAAACGCTTGAGTACCACCCAAATCATAATCGGCATCACAATGCGCGACACCAATGTGCCAATACCAGCCCCCACAACACCCAGCTTCGGGCAACCCCAGTTACCGTAGATAAAAAGCCAATTCAAGAACACATTCACCAAGTTGGCTATCAAGGTGATGTACATTGCGTATTTCGTCAGCGAGAGCCCATCAGCAAACTGCTTCAAAGCAGCAAAAAATCCCAAAGGGATCAGTGAAAATGCCACTACATAAGTATAAGGAACCGCTAAGCGAATGATATGCTCCTTCTGCCCTGTGACGCGCATCAATGGCTCCGCAAAAAGCAGAATGAGGAGTACCAACACAAGGCTCAGCCCCACATTGAGCACCAGCCCGTGCTTTAAGATCGACTTGGTAGCCTTCCTATCACCTGCTTCATCCGACATCGCTACTAATGAAGTAATCACTATCGAAAACCCCAACGCAAACGACATCGGGATAAATACCGCCGAATTGCCCAGCGCTGCCGCACCCAATTCGCTGATGCCTACCTTCCCTACCATCGCATTGTCTACAAAACCAACCAAAGTATGCCCCAGCATCCCCAAAATCACGGGATACGCAATCTTGAAATTGTATCTGAACTCGCTTATATAGCTCTTTAATCGCTCTAAAATCACTGTAATATTCCTTTTAGGGCGGCAAAGATACAAAAAAAAGCGCTCATAACGCACCTTTTGACCTTAAAAACTGTATTTTTACCTTTAAAACACTCATTTGCCTCAAAGAAAAAAATCCTAATACCACCCCTACGGATCGCTTACGGATGAAGTACGAAAGGAGAGCGAATGAGGTCTATACCCATTCAGTAGTATTTGTCTTTTGTTAAGGTAACCTCTATTGGTAAAATATGTTATAAAAATACAATATAGCAGGATTTACGCTGCATTTAGTGTATATCCTATGTCAGTCCTCTATTCTCCACCTCCAATTTTCGTGCTCTTGCTCCTATTTCACATAAAAGTCAACTACTTGTCGGATGGCTCTTTCACATACGGGGCAGAATCCTTTTGGGGTATTGGAGCGCATACGGCAGTCCTGAGCGGGGCTGTACATTCCTTTGGTGAGATAGCCACCGCCTTCGAATACGCCTATGTCATTCTTATAGGTCTCGATGCGTGGGGTAGGGATAGGCGTGCCTTCTTTCATCATATCTTTCCATTTGCTTTCAAAGTGCACTAAGTTGGTGATGTTCTGCTCCCAAGGTTCGACATTGACGTTGTAGTAGGCTGCAAAGGCATCGTCATCGCCGTAGAAATACTCATCGGCTAAGCCTACAAAGCCGTGACCAAACTCGTGTACGAATACCTTTGCGGAGAGTTCGTTGTTGGCAGTAGCGAGGTTCAGGTGGTTGTAGAAGCCGCCGCCGCCATAATTGTCGGTGTTCACCAGTACGTATATTTGGTCGTAAGGCACTAAGGAGGCAACGTCGGCGATGTCCTCCATACTGTTGGTAGTCAGGTAGCGGTCTACATCAAAGGTGTAGAATGAAGCGTCAAAGGCAGTGTTTTTATAGATGTGTTTACCAGGGATGTCGGTACCGCTTTCGGGAGAGCGGACGGCTATGGCGTATACGTTAAAGTCTTTTTTTAAGGCGTCAAATGGTGGAATAGTAAACATATAGTCCATCATTCGCTTGGCATCGGTGTAGAACTTCTTCATCTCTTTGGTGGTATAGCCTTCAGCGAGGATTACTAAGTCCACCTTATGGGCAGGGTCACCGTTGTAGAGGAGTTTTTGCATAGGGTACGAGGTAACACTCTCGCGTTTGATGAAGTAATCGTCAGGACGGACGTTGTATTTGCCAATGGTAACAAACTCACCTCCGAAGTTGCGAAAATCAATGCGCAAGGATAGGTTTTTCTTCGGAAAAGGTACCTGCACTGCGTGGTAAAAGAGGCGTTTTTCATTCTTAGCCTCAGGGGTGTGCTTCCATTCGTTAGATAAGGAGTTAAAACCTTTTGAGAATACTAACTGTTCGCCGTCGAAGAGT from Capnocytophaga haemolytica harbors:
- the udk gene encoding uridine kinase; the protein is MLIIGITGGTGCGKTTVVNQIVKELSGEEVTVISQDSYYKDLSHLTFEERTKINFDHPNSIDFELLKEHLLALKAGRSVQSPTYSFVEYNRAKETVLLKPTKVVIVEGILVFSHPDIRELFDIKIFVHADSDERLIRRIRRDITERGRDVAEVLHRYQTTLKPMHLAFIEPAKEFADIIIPNNRRNKVAIDIIKTIVHNPIFQR
- a CDS encoding MATE family efflux transporter, producing the protein MILERLKSYISEFRYNFKIAYPVILGMLGHTLVGFVDNAMVGKVGISELGAAALGNSAVFIPMSFALGFSIVITSLVAMSDEAGDRKATKSILKHGLVLNVGLSLVLVLLILLFAEPLMRVTGQKEHIIRLAVPYTYVVAFSLIPLGFFAALKQFADGLSLTKYAMYITLIANLVNVFLNWLFIYGNWGCPKLGVVGAGIGTLVSRIVMPIMIWVVLKRLPRTREYVVNFNWCSFQKATFRKISALGTPSALQMVFETGVFTAAIWISGMLGENQLSANQIALNLASMTFMVANGLGITAMIRVGNQLGAKNYVNLRKVAFSVFFLVACTQLFFAILLATFRFWLPTLYLEMDNPAKAVQNGLVIAESAQLLLIAALFQISDGFQVTALGALRGLQDAKVPMYITFVAYWLISFPILYVLGLYTSLGTMGIWIGLLLGLTVAAVWLLLRFHKMSKRLVMEELAKG
- a CDS encoding M64 family metallopeptidase, whose translation is MKYFYLLFFLWQATFAQVSPVFDFNKSLRIDFNLLTDANQTEVLFQQLKQEPHWGGPTANLLYPDYGEFRLQLFDGEQLVFSKGFNSLSNEWKHTPEAKNEKRLFYHAVQVPFPKKNLSLRIDFRNFGGEFVTIGKYNVRPDDYFIKRESVTSYPMQKLLYNGDPAHKVDLVILAEGYTTKEMKKFYTDAKRMMDYMFTIPPFDALKKDFNVYAIAVRSPESGTDIPGKHIYKNTAFDASFYTFDVDRYLTTNSMEDIADVASLVPYDQIYVLVNTDNYGGGGFYNHLNLATANNELSAKVFVHEFGHGFVGLADEYFYGDDDAFAAYYNVNVEPWEQNITNLVHFESKWKDMMKEGTPIPTPRIETYKNDIGVFEGGGYLTKGMYSPAQDCRMRSNTPKGFCPVCERAIRQVVDFYVK